AACAGTGAATAGCAAGTGGAGCACATTCCTTGTTAGGGAGGTGAAAGAATGAATAAATCGGATCTGATTACACAAGTAGCTGAATCTACTGAGCTTTCCAAGAAGGATGCAACTAAAGCGGTTGATGCCGTTTTCGATGCAATCTCCGAAGCATTGCAAAGTGGAGATAAGGTACAGCTGGTCGGCTTTGGCAACTTCGAGGTTCGCGAGCGTTCCGCACGCAAAGGCCGCAACCCGCAAACAGGTGAAGAAATCGAAATCCCTGCGAGCAAAATTCCTGCATTTAAACCTGGTAAAGCGCTCAAAGACGGAATCAAATAAAGATTTCTACATATTACCTAAGAGCACAGGTCGTGAATTCGTTCACGGCCTTTTCTTTTAGCTTACGGTGAGGAGGTCTGAAAAATGGAAAACGTTCAAAACGGGGATTATTTTATCGTCAAAGCGCTGGACCATGGCGTGCAGGTGATCGGCCTTACCCGCGGTCAGGACACCCGGTTTCATCATACCGAGAAGCTGGACAAAGGCGAGGTCATTATCGCACAGTTCACGGATCATACGTCTGCGGTGAAAATACGCGGCAAAGCAGAGGTCATGACCAAGCACGGGAAAATTGAATCCGGCATCTGAATAGGATTAATATCTATGGCTAAGCCCCACCAAATTGGTGGGGCTTTTTTATGTTTGATGTTTCTATGGATGAATTGTGTGTTAACGAATTGTTAAAGGTATCCTTGTTGGATACGAGAACGTTGTATATACTAGCGGAAATGAATAAAAATACGAAAGGATGTTTGAAGAAATCATGGCTAAACAATACAGAGACGGACAGTATATCGTGGTCCCTGAAAATCCGGTATCCATGTTTTTGTTCAGCAGTACGCGCTCGGCGTGGATATGGCTGCTTGTGAGGCTGTATCTCGGATACGCCTGGTTAACGTCGGGATTGAAAAAGCTGACGGCTGAAGCCTGGACGGGAAGCGAAGCCGGAGCGGCCATTCAGGGATTTGTCGGGGGAGCGCTGGCTAAGGCGGAAGAGGGGAAGGACGTCACGGGATGGTATGCTTCTTTTCTCGAAGGATTTGTGCTCCCTAACGCCAAGCTGTTTTCGTATATGGTGGCCTTCGGTGAGGTATTGGTCGGACTCGGGCTGATATTGGGTCTGCTGACGGGGATTGCCGCGTTTTTCGGCGGATTAATGAATGCCAGCTTTTTATTCGCGGGCACGGTAAGCTCCAATCCATTATTGTTTATCCTGGCTACCTGGCTCGTAATGGCCTGGAAAGTGGCGGGCTGGTATGGTCTGGACCGCTGGGCGCTGCCGCTGCTGGGTACGCCTTGGAGCCGCAGGCGGAAGGATCAGAACATCCCGGAATAAATGTGATCTTGCTCCAAAAGTAACATTCGTCACATTTGTAAACTCGTTTGTCAAGTACAATTCCAACAGACCACGGCCATGAAATCCTTTAATCTGAAATCAGATCAATTGGATAAAGGATGATGGTCATGGGAATCCGGGCTTTTTTTAAACTGGTGGAAATACAGACAAAGGTAGCCAGCATGATTCCGTTCCTGTTCGGCACTTTGTATGCGTTGTTTCGTTTTCAGCAGTTCGATGGGTATCATTTTGCCCTGATGCTGGCATCATTGCTGTCGTTTGATATGGCAACGACGGCCATCAATAACTATTACGACTATAAAAAAGCGATTAAAAAGAACGGGTTCGGTTACGAGCAGCACAATGCCATTGTACGTTATAACCTCAAGGAGCCTGCGGTCGTCTCCGTCATCATCGTACTGCTATTGACAGCCGTTGGTGCAGGGATTGCGCTGTTCTTATCTACGGGCTGGTTAATCCTGCTGCTGGGGGGATTGTCTTTTGCCGTAGGGATATTATATTCGTTCGGACCGATTCCGATCTCGCGGATGCCGCTAGGCGAGCTGTTCTCCGGATTGTTTATGGGATTTGTCATCCTATTTATTTCGGCATGGATCCATGCCGAGGGTGGCCATCTGGCGGTTCTGGATCTCCAGGGCGGCGTTCTGTCCCTTCAGGTGAACCTTCCCGAGGTACTGCTGCTGCTGGTGGTATCACTGCCGGCCATTCTGGGGATTGCCAACATCATGCTGGCCAACAACATCTGCGACATGGATGAGGATATGGAGAACAAGCGGTATACGCTGCCCGTATATATAGGATTCAGGCCATCTCTAAAGCTGTTCCGAATTCTGTACTGCCTTGCTTATCTGGATCTGGTGGCTCTTCTCCTGATGAAGGTGCATCCCGTGTTAATTCTTCTGGTGTTCGTCACCCTTGTCCCGGTTTATAAAAAAAGCGCACTGTTCACCGCCCATCCTTCCAAAGAGAAGACATTTGTGATCGCGGTGCAAAATTTCGTCCTCATGAATCTGGCGAGGATCGCTGCGCTGGGAGTAGCCGTGGCATGGACATCTCGATCGTTATTCTAAACCGAATCGGCTCGTTTTACCTGAAGCAGGCATAGCCTGCTTTTTTTCTTTATACAATGAGGTATGGACTCATGAGGAGCAGAAGAAACTAGGAATAGAGGAGGTTTAGGACATGAAGCACTGGCAATCCGTACGAGCCGTACTCCTGCCCGCGGCGATAGCATTTATCATGCTCGCAATGTTAATGGGTCTTCAATCGCAAGCCCGTTATAAGGTCGGCGCTGTGGCAGCGGCGATTCCCTATCACAGTCGGGAGTTAAGCGATGCCAAACTCGTGGACTCCCTAATGAATCTTCCTCTTCATCTGAAAATAAGCCGGGCAGATTATGATGAAGGCGCCCTGACGCTGGATATCAAATTAAGCGACCCCCCGGAAACGGCCGCCGAGGTATATGAGGATATCGCCAGCATTATGTCATTTACCTTCGAAGGAACGGATAATGTGCAGCAGTTGTATCTAAGGGTGGTAGCCATCGATCGCTGGGGAGGGAAGCGGTATCTGCTGCTGGCTTCGAACATGAACAAGGATGCCTGGGACTTGCGCAATGCAGAAGCTCTAACCCAGCTTGAGAACGGCGATGTTCCGCCATCCGTTGCGGCCCCTCTTAACCTGACATTTACGAATCTTTGGCTAAAGCAGTTCAGCAGGCCTTGAAAGGGGTAAAATAGTAGATAGCAGGGCATGTACGTGCCTTGAACATGTGTTATAATAGATTGGATTGTGGGCTCAATTGGACAAAAGAACATCAAGTGCACGGAGGCTGAGAATGAAATCGTATCGCGTACCAGAACTGGCAGAGAAATATTTAAATTATGATATGATTCAGAACCACACGGAACTTCCGAATTTTCCGGATGCCCGTGTTCATTTGCTATACATATTTTTAAAGGATTCGGGACGAAATCTTGCCGGACATGAAGAATTGTACGCACTGGTTACCTCACTGGTTCAGGTGGGACTCGATACGCATGAGAGCATCGACGTTACGGAGGGCAATCAAGGAGAGGCGATGATGCGATCCCGGCAGTTAAAAGTGCTTGCAGGGGATTATTTCAGCAGCCGTTTTTATCAACTCCTTGCCTTAAAGGGCGAAATTGCTGTCATCTCGCTTCTTAGCAAGGCTGTCAGCGATGTTAATGTGATGAAGATGAGATTATACGGCAAAATGAAAAAAACGCTGCTGCCTTCTGAAGAATATCTACGGCTAACGGTACAGCTGAATATGCAGCTGTTTCTTTCTTTTACTCCGCTGCTTGAAGTGTCCGTACAAGAAACATGGGAGAAGCTGCTCAAGGAAATTACGGAATGTGAGACGCTTGTGCAGGAGATGGAACGCTGTGCGACGCCTGAAGTCGGCAGATGTGGTTACGTGTACTGGCATCTGATCGAGTCAGGGAGCGACGAGGAACGGAAGATGCTGGTTGGCAAGAAAACGGATATGAAGGACTGGAGGAAGCTGATCCTGAAGCACAAGGTTTCGGAGAAACTGCTGGACAAGCTGCGCGAGTCCGTAAATGCCGTACAGCTGCTGCTGGCAAACCGTGTAGGAGAGAGCCCGTACGCCGGTATGCTGGACCCGTTCCTGAAACGGCTAAGCACGTACCGGTGCGTCGTAAGTGAAGGGTAGGGGGATGCTGTGGATAATCAAACAACCAAGTTAGACATGAGTAAGCATGACGGCAAAAATCCAAAAGAGCAATACGTCCATTCCGTCTTTGAAAGCATTTCGGGAAAATATGATATGATGAATGATATTCTCAGCTTTCGAAGACATAAAGCTTGGCGCAAGTTTACGATGAAGAAGATGAACATGCGCCATGGCGATACGGCCATCGATCTATGCTGCGGTACTTGCGACTGGACGATTAGTATGGCACAGGCAAGTGAATCCGGACACATAGTTGGACTCGATTTCAGTGAGGGGATGCTGAATGTCGGCCGGGGCAAGGTTGCCAAACATGGGCTGGACCAACAGGTGGAGCTGGTTCAGGGAAACGCCATGAGCCTGCCGTTCGAAGACAATCAGTTCGACTACGCGACGATCGGTTTCGGTCTTCGCAATGTACCGGATTACATGCAGGTTCTGCATGAGATGAAACGCGTGGTTAAGCCTGGCGGGATGGTTGTATGTTTGGAACTGTCCAAGCCGACTTGGCAGCCGTTCAAAGGCATTTATTATTTCTACTTTCAACAAGTGCTGCCTCGGATGGGGAAACTGGTAGCCAAGCGTTACGAGCAGTATAAGTGGCTGCCAGAATCGCTGGCGTTGTTCCCAGGACGAGAGGAGCTTGCCGAAGCTTTCCGTCAGACCGGACTTCAACAGGTTCAGGCCTATCCCTTGACTGGTGGCATAGCAGCCTTACATATTGGGATCAAGGAGAATCTGGATGTTTAAGAAAATAGGAACTTATCTTGAAATGATTAAAGTGGAGCATACACTGTTTGCTCTGCCTTTCGCTTTTATGGGGGCGATTCTAGGATCGGCCGTCGTGTTTGACCAGCTACCATCCTGGGGAGATATCGGATGGATCTTTCTTGCCATGTTCGGTGCACGCAGCGCTGCGTTCGGATTGAATCGGCTCACGGATCAGCATATCGATGCCAAGAACCCCCGCACCGCAAGTCGCGCCATTCCGGCAGGCCTGCTAAAACCGCTGGAAGTTATCTTATTCATTATTCTGTCTTTCGCGGTGTTTTTCTGGGCCACTTACATGCTGGATCCGTTTGCATTCCGTTTGCTGCCTATCGCTATTTTTATGCTTATTATTTATTCATATACCAAACGGTTTACTTGGCTTTGCCATCTGGTGCTCGGGCTTACAACGGCGCTTGCTCCGCTTGGCGGATGGGTTGCGGTAACCGGTCAAATCGACTGGAAGGCCATTGTATTCTATATCGCGCTTGCGTTCTGGACGGCGGGATTTGATATTGTTTACGCGTGCCAGGATGAGAAGTTTGATGCAAAAGAAAAGCTGTACTCGATTCCTTCCCGGTTCGGTTTGCATAAAGCGTTGTGGTTCGCACGCGGTTTTCACGTAGTAACGGCTATCGGCTTTATCATTCTTTTCTTTGTCACACCGGTTGGCTGGTGGTATCTGATCGGCATGGTCATCGCCTGCGGAATTTTGTTCTATCAGCATTACATCTTGTCGCCAAACGATATGAGCCGTCTGCAAACCGCCTTTTTTACGATGAACAGTACACTGAGCATCATTCTGTTTGTATTCACTCTGATTGATTTGGTGGTGCGGTATATCTGATGAAATCCTTGCGCAGAAAAAGCTGGGTTGTCGGGATAACGGGAGCCAGCGGCAGCATATACGGAGTTCGCCTTACGGAGAGCCTGCTCTCGCTGGGCTATGATGTGCAGTTGATCATTTCCAATGCGGGATGGCGTGTTCTGAAGGAGGAAATGGGCTTTCAGGCAGGCAACCGCGAAGAAGTGCTGGCCGAGAAATTCGGCGGATATGAGGGGAGTGTCATCTACCATCCGATCTCCGACATCGGGGCAACGATAGCCAGTGGATCTTACCTTGTGGAAGGCATGATCATCATGCCATGCTCTATGGGGACATTATCCTCGGTCGCTCACGGCTCTTCCGACAATCTGATGGGACGCGCCGCGGATGTGATGATGAAAGAAGGCCGTCCTCTGGTGCTTGTCCCGAGAGAAACGCCTCTGCATGCGATTCACCTGGAGAACATGCTGGCGCTGGCCAAACTTGGCGTCAAAATCATTCCCGCGATGCCTGCGTTCTATTACGGACCGAAGACCATTGATGATATCGTGAATTTTCTGGTCGGCAAGGTATTGGACAGCTTGCGCATTGATCATCAATTGTATACGAGATGGGGAGAATAGCAGGCCGGGCCGCATCCAAGGAGCTAGCGCTGTTGTTATGACGACTTAACGAACCTGTGCTACGATTTGGACGAACGACAACAAAGAAGGGTTACGCTTATATTTCAAGTTCGTAGGTGAGCTAGGCCTGCTAAGATCGCAAGGTAGTGCCGGAGTGATGGAATGAGAATCTAAGCATACGGGTGAAAAGATGAAACGATTTGACATATTCGGAACCTTAAAAAAAGATATGGACGTTATTGAGAAGGAACTCTATCTCAGCGTCGAAGGCGACAGCCCAGAGCTAACCGAGACTTCCTTGCATCTGCTTAGAGCAGGAGGCAAGCGACTCCGTCCTGTTTTTGTGCTGATGGGCGGTAAGTTCGGCGACTATGACATTGACAAGCTGAAGCATGTGGCCGTCCCGCTCGAGATGATTCACAGTGCATCGCTCGTTCATGATGACGTGATCGATGATGCGGACACGCGGCGAGGTAAGCCAACGGTAAAGGCGAAGTGGGACAACCGGATTGCCATGTATACCGGCGACTATATATACGGCAAGGCGCTGGAGTTGACGACCCAACTGAAGCAGCCAGAGATTCATCAAATTCTCGCCAAGGCCATGGTCGAGATGTCCATCGGGGAAATGGAGCAGATTCGTGATTTCTTTAATACTGATCAGGACGTCAGAAGGTACCTTCTGCGTATTCGCCGCAAAACGTCGCTCTTGATTGCCGTCAGCTGCCAGCTCGGAGCACTGGCTGCGGATGCGGACCGCAAGGTCGCAAACAGCCTGTATCGATTCGGATATAACGTCGGCATGGCCTTTCAGATTCAGGATGATCTTCTGGATCTGTGCGGGACGGAGAAGCAGATTGGCAAACCGCCGGGGAGCGATATGAGGCAGGGGAATATTACGCTGCCCGTTATATTTGCTCTCGAAGATAGCAAACGGAGGGAGTCGCTGCTGCAAGAGCTGGATCGGATTCATGCACTGAATGGCCAGTGTGATGTGACTGACGCCGTGAAGCTTGTAACCTCAAGCGATGGTATATCGAGATCTGAGGCGCTCGCTGATCGGTATATCCGTAAAGCATTGGCCGCATTGGATACATTGCCTGACATCAAGACCAAAAAACAGCTTAGAGATATCGCAAATTTTATTACAAAGCGGTCATATTAGCCTTAACCATGAGGTTGCTTTCTGTTAAAATACGGGTACAAACATGTAACATCACCTGAGCATGGAATGATTGTTCAATATCCTAGAATGAGGGGAAGCGTGATGAGGCCAATGGAACGTACTTTTTTAATGATTAAACCGGATGGTGTACAACGTGGGCTGATCGGCCGAATCGTCGGCCGTTTGGAGGATAAAGGATTCAAGCTGGTTGCAGGCAAGTTCCTGCAGATTTCAGACGAGCAGGCCAAGC
This Paenibacillus sp. JZ16 DNA region includes the following protein-coding sequences:
- a CDS encoding HU family DNA-binding protein, producing MNKSDLITQVAESTELSKKDATKAVDAVFDAISEALQSGDKVQLVGFGNFEVRERSARKGRNPQTGEEIEIPASKIPAFKPGKALKDGIK
- the mtrB gene encoding trp RNA-binding attenuation protein MtrB — its product is MENVQNGDYFIVKALDHGVQVIGLTRGQDTRFHHTEKLDKGEVIIAQFTDHTSAVKIRGKAEVMTKHGKIESGI
- a CDS encoding DoxX family membrane protein; translated protein: MAKQYRDGQYIVVPENPVSMFLFSSTRSAWIWLLVRLYLGYAWLTSGLKKLTAEAWTGSEAGAAIQGFVGGALAKAEEGKDVTGWYASFLEGFVLPNAKLFSYMVAFGEVLVGLGLILGLLTGIAAFFGGLMNASFLFAGTVSSNPLLFILATWLVMAWKVAGWYGLDRWALPLLGTPWSRRRKDQNIPE
- a CDS encoding 1,4-dihydroxy-2-naphthoate polyprenyltransferase, giving the protein MGIRAFFKLVEIQTKVASMIPFLFGTLYALFRFQQFDGYHFALMLASLLSFDMATTAINNYYDYKKAIKKNGFGYEQHNAIVRYNLKEPAVVSVIIVLLLTAVGAGIALFLSTGWLILLLGGLSFAVGILYSFGPIPISRMPLGELFSGLFMGFVILFISAWIHAEGGHLAVLDLQGGVLSLQVNLPEVLLLLVVSLPAILGIANIMLANNICDMDEDMENKRYTLPVYIGFRPSLKLFRILYCLAYLDLVALLLMKVHPVLILLVFVTLVPVYKKSALFTAHPSKEKTFVIAVQNFVLMNLARIAALGVAVAWTSRSLF
- a CDS encoding heptaprenyl diphosphate synthase component 1, with protein sequence MKSYRVPELAEKYLNYDMIQNHTELPNFPDARVHLLYIFLKDSGRNLAGHEELYALVTSLVQVGLDTHESIDVTEGNQGEAMMRSRQLKVLAGDYFSSRFYQLLALKGEIAVISLLSKAVSDVNVMKMRLYGKMKKTLLPSEEYLRLTVQLNMQLFLSFTPLLEVSVQETWEKLLKEITECETLVQEMERCATPEVGRCGYVYWHLIESGSDEERKMLVGKKTDMKDWRKLILKHKVSEKLLDKLRESVNAVQLLLANRVGESPYAGMLDPFLKRLSTYRCVVSEG
- a CDS encoding demethylmenaquinone methyltransferase; this encodes MSKHDGKNPKEQYVHSVFESISGKYDMMNDILSFRRHKAWRKFTMKKMNMRHGDTAIDLCCGTCDWTISMAQASESGHIVGLDFSEGMLNVGRGKVAKHGLDQQVELVQGNAMSLPFEDNQFDYATIGFGLRNVPDYMQVLHEMKRVVKPGGMVVCLELSKPTWQPFKGIYYFYFQQVLPRMGKLVAKRYEQYKWLPESLALFPGREELAEAFRQTGLQQVQAYPLTGGIAALHIGIKENLDV
- a CDS encoding UbiA-like polyprenyltransferase, yielding MFKKIGTYLEMIKVEHTLFALPFAFMGAILGSAVVFDQLPSWGDIGWIFLAMFGARSAAFGLNRLTDQHIDAKNPRTASRAIPAGLLKPLEVILFIILSFAVFFWATYMLDPFAFRLLPIAIFMLIIYSYTKRFTWLCHLVLGLTTALAPLGGWVAVTGQIDWKAIVFYIALAFWTAGFDIVYACQDEKFDAKEKLYSIPSRFGLHKALWFARGFHVVTAIGFIILFFVTPVGWWYLIGMVIACGILFYQHYILSPNDMSRLQTAFFTMNSTLSIILFVFTLIDLVVRYI
- a CDS encoding UbiX family flavin prenyltransferase, whose translation is MKSLRRKSWVVGITGASGSIYGVRLTESLLSLGYDVQLIISNAGWRVLKEEMGFQAGNREEVLAEKFGGYEGSVIYHPISDIGATIASGSYLVEGMIIMPCSMGTLSSVAHGSSDNLMGRAADVMMKEGRPLVLVPRETPLHAIHLENMLALAKLGVKIIPAMPAFYYGPKTIDDIVNFLVGKVLDSLRIDHQLYTRWGE
- a CDS encoding polyprenyl synthetase family protein, which produces MKRFDIFGTLKKDMDVIEKELYLSVEGDSPELTETSLHLLRAGGKRLRPVFVLMGGKFGDYDIDKLKHVAVPLEMIHSASLVHDDVIDDADTRRGKPTVKAKWDNRIAMYTGDYIYGKALELTTQLKQPEIHQILAKAMVEMSIGEMEQIRDFFNTDQDVRRYLLRIRRKTSLLIAVSCQLGALAADADRKVANSLYRFGYNVGMAFQIQDDLLDLCGTEKQIGKPPGSDMRQGNITLPVIFALEDSKRRESLLQELDRIHALNGQCDVTDAVKLVTSSDGISRSEALADRYIRKALAALDTLPDIKTKKQLRDIANFITKRSY